One part of the Drosophila teissieri strain GT53w chromosome 3R, Prin_Dtei_1.1, whole genome shotgun sequence genome encodes these proteins:
- the LOC122620108 gene encoding 40S ribosomal protein S5b, whose translation MSEEVVESSSQESSQVPPQEEEVWAEDATTIAAQQATEWPEIKLFGRWACDDISISDISLQDYIAVKEKFARYLPHSAGRYAAKRFRKAQCPIVERLTSGLMMKGRSNGKKLLACRIVKHAFEIIHLLTSENPLQVTVNAIVNSGPREDSTRIGRAGTVRRQAVDVSPLRRVNQAIWLICTGAREAAFRNIKTVAECLADELINAAKGSSNSYAIKKKDELERVAKSNR comes from the exons ATGTCCGAGGAAGTGGTGGAGTCCAGCAGCCAGGAGTCGAGCCAGGTGCCgccgcaggaggaggaggtctGGGCCGAGGATGCCACCACAATAGCCGCCCAGCAGGCCACCGAGTGGCCGGAAATCAAGCTCTTCGGCCGCTGGGCCTGCGACGACATCTCCATCAGCGACATCTCGCTGCAGGACTACATCGCCGTGAAGGAGAAGTTCGCCCGCTATCTGCCGCACTCCGCCGGACGCTATGCGGCCAAGAGATTCCGCAAGGCGCAGTGCCCCATCGTGGAGCGCCTCACCAGCGGACTGATGATGAAGGGGCGCAGCAACGGCAAGAAGCTCCTCGCCTGCCGCATCGTCAAGCACGCCTTCGAGATCATCCACCTGCTGACCTCGGAGAATCCGCTCCAGGTCACGGTCAATGCCATCGTCAATTCCGGTCCCCGCGAGGACTCCACGCGCATTGGACGCGCCGGCACTGTGCGCCGCCAGGCCGTCGATGTGTCGCCCTTGAGGCGCGTCAACCAG GCAATTTGGCTGATTTGCACCGGAGCACGTGAGGCAGCTTTCCGCAACATCAAGACCGTGGCCGAGTGCCTGGCCGATGAGCTGATCAACGCGGCCAAGGGATCCTCTAACTCCTATGCCATCAAGAAGAAGGACGAGTTGGAGCGCGTGGCCAAATCGAATCGTTAA
- the LOC122620110 gene encoding V-type proton ATPase 21 kDa proteolipid subunit — MNFGLFFVVFVVGAASLAAIGVILANVMTDMGERMGLGWFLYTSNPFLWSGMGIFLACALSVLGSASGIYMIGCSVAGGGVRSPRIKTKNLISVIFCEAVAIYGLITAILLSGNVNKFSNLRLITDSNVMATNMFTGFATFGAGLCVGMVNVACGVAVGIVGSGAALADAANSALFVKILIVEIFGSAIGLFGLIVAIYMTSKAETIN; from the coding sequence atgaattttggATTATTTTTCGTGGTATTCGTGGTGGGTGCTGCCTCCTTGGCCGCGATTGGCGTAATCCTTGCCAACGTGATGACCGATATGGGTGAGCGCATGGGTCTCGGCTGGTTCCTGTACACCTCGAACCCCTTCCTGTGGTCCGGCATGGGCATCTTCCTCGCCTGCGCCCTGTCCGTTCTGGGCTCCGCCAGTGGGATCTACATGATTGGATGCAGCGTGGCGGGCGGCGGAGTGCGATCGCCTCGCATCAAGACCAAGAACCTAATCTCGGTTATCTTCTGCGAGGCGGTGGCCATCTATGGCCTGATCACGGCCATCCTGCTTTCCGGCAACGTTAACAAATTCAGCAATCTGCGGCTGATTACCGACAGCAATGTCATGGCGACCAATATGTTCACGGGATTCGCTACTTTTGGGGCTGGTCTCTGTGTCGGAATGGTGAACGTGGCCTGCGGCGTTGCTGTGGGCATCGTGGGTTCCGGCGCTGCCCTGGCGGATGCGGCCAACTCGGCGCTCTTCGTTAAGATCCTCATTGTGGAGATCTTTGGCTCGGCTATCGGACTGTTTGGCCTGATAGTGGCCATTTACATGACCTCCAAGGCggaaacaattaattaa
- the LOC122620107 gene encoding RRP15-like protein — translation MALLTEKRVKKTPAPASDSSPEESDSDGSQNSGSEVEGNAGWADSILKVLKTTKPETENKTVLARAKNSQAAVRIEKAAATKRPGFDFEIEKGEVKEEDEDDDDEKPQVSALDATLTKQQRKNVPLQLRVKPSFRDIERERTLRKVATRGVVQFFNAVRIQQKDLQQQLEDAGPLDSRQDAVLNNINKRKFLDVLMSGKRAKSTAVDNAVKKEEQETDDDDDDEGSSGKKKSEWSVLREDFMTNKKIKHWDEEDDDEEGHNDEADDSDDDDGED, via the coding sequence ATGGCTCTTTTAACTGAGAAGCGTGTAAAAAAGACACCTGCTCCTGCGAGCGACAGTTCTCCGGAGGAATCCGACTCCGATGGCAGCCAGAACTCCGGCAGCGAGGTGGAGGGCAACGCCGGCTGGGCGGACTCCATTCTGAAAGTCCTAAAGACCACCAAGCCGGAGACCGAAAATAAAACCGTGCTAGCTCGTGCCAAAAACAGCCAGGCGGCTGTGCGGATCGAGAAAGCCGCAGCTACAAAGAGGCCTGGATTCGATTTTGAGATCGAGAAAGGAGAGGtcaaggaggaggacgaggacgatgacgatgaaAAGCCGCAGGTATCTGCTTTGGATGCCACGCTGACCAAACAGCAGCGCAAAAATGTGCCCCTCCAGCTGCGTGTGAAGCCCAGTTTCCGGGACATAGAGCGCGAACGAACGCTCCGCAAAGTGGCCACCCGAGGAGTGGTGCAGTTCTTCAATGCCGTGCGCATCCAGCAGAAggatctgcagcagcagcttgagGATGCGGGTCCGCTGGACAGCCGACAGGATGCCGTTCTCAACAACATCAATAAGCGAAAGTTCCTGGACGTCCTCATGAGCGGCAAGCGCGCCAAGTCCACAGCCGTAGATAACGCAGTAAAGAAAGAGGAACAAGAAAcggatgacgacgacgatgacgagggATCGAGTGGCAAAAAGAAGTCCGAATGGAGTGTGCTGCGCGAGGACTTTATGACCAACAAGAAAATCAAGCACTGGGACGAGGAAGACGATGACGAGGAGGGCCACAATGACGAAGCTGATGAcagcgacgacgatgatgGGGAGGATTAG